The DNA sequence AATCGATATTTGGTCGGTGGCATGAAGTGTTTTTGCAAACATGGCCTCATCCAAAGAAAAGTAGTGCGCATTTTTCAATTCATCATCGTGCTTTACCACTGTAGATTTGGCAGATTGGGGAGGCAATAATTTCCAGTAGCCATCTTGGGCAGAAAGAGAAAACCAGCCCAAAAACATGGTTATTGATAAAACAAGATGTAACTTAGCTTTCATGCAAAAAAGGGGCAACGTCAAGCACTAAAAATAAGCCTTTTATTCTTTTTGTTCAGTGGAAACAGTCCAAGGTATTTCTAATTTCGACAAATCGCATCAGACCATTATCACCATCGGCACCTTTGATGGGGTGCACATTGGCCACCGCAAGATACTTGAACGCCTCACAAACAATGCCAAAGATTCTGGCCTGAGGTCAACGGTGCTTACTTTTTTCCCACATCCAAGGATGGTCTTGCAAAAAGACACCGATATCAAACTGTTGAACACCTTGGAGGAAAAGACCCAAATTCTGACAAAGATGGGATTAGACTATCTCATCGTACACCCCTTCACCAAACAATTTTCACGACTCTCGGCGACCGATTTTGTAAGGGATATTCTTGTAAACGGACTCAAGGCAAAGAAAGTGGTCATAGGCTATGACCACCGGTTCGGCCGCAATCGAAATGCAAACATCAACGATCTTAAAGCTTTTGGAGAGACCTTGGATTTTGAGGTGGAGGAAATTCCCGCACAAGAAATTGACGATGTCTCCGTCAGTTCCACAAAGATCAGAAAAGCACTGACAGTAGGCGATGTGGCCACGGCCAATAACTATCTCGGCTACGCCTACATGCTCACCGGTACGGTCAAGAAAGGCAAAGAACTGGGGCGACAACTGGGTTTCCCCACGGCCAATCTGGTCATTGCCGAAAACTTCAAGTTGATTCCCAAAAACGGGGCCTATGCGGTCAAGAGCAACATCGACGGCAAACAAGTATTGGGCATGATGAACATCGGACATAATCCCACCGTCTCAAAAGAAAAAAATGGCGGCACCGAAAAGAACATTGAGGTACATTTCTTTGATTTCGATGACAATCTCTACGGGCAAAAGCTGCAGGTCGATGTTCTCGAAAGAATTCGTGACGAACACAAGTTCGATACAATTGAAGAACTGCGCCAACAGTTACAAAAAGATAAAAGTGTTGCTCTCAAGTTAATCGCTTAGGCCGTGGTGAAACAATTTCTCTTCAAACCGATCGACAATGCC is a window from the Muricauda sp. SCSIO 65647 genome containing:
- a CDS encoding bifunctional riboflavin kinase/FAD synthetase; this translates as METVQGISNFDKSHQTIITIGTFDGVHIGHRKILERLTNNAKDSGLRSTVLTFFPHPRMVLQKDTDIKLLNTLEEKTQILTKMGLDYLIVHPFTKQFSRLSATDFVRDILVNGLKAKKVVIGYDHRFGRNRNANINDLKAFGETLDFEVEEIPAQEIDDVSVSSTKIRKALTVGDVATANNYLGYAYMLTGTVKKGKELGRQLGFPTANLVIAENFKLIPKNGAYAVKSNIDGKQVLGMMNIGHNPTVSKEKNGGTEKNIEVHFFDFDDNLYGQKLQVDVLERIRDEHKFDTIEELRQQLQKDKSVALKLIA